One window of Halonatronomonas betaini genomic DNA carries:
- a CDS encoding response regulator transcription factor produces the protein MPDYDVLIIDDDNHIIRILKEYFEYENFKVHTAQSGKEGLEKIDSIKPDLIVLDIMLPEMDGWEVCQKLRPANKTPIIILSAKTKDSDRITGLELGADDYVTKPFSPKEVVARAKAVLRRLDQSKDGAGEDILEYDNISINKNERSVKVYGEVVDLTPKEFDLLWTLASSPKIVFDREKLLKKVWGYDYFGDIRTVDTHIKSLRKKLGDQADKYIETVWGVGYKFETDKKDKK, from the coding sequence TTGCCAGATTATGATGTTTTGATAATAGATGACGATAATCATATAATTAGAATTTTAAAAGAATATTTCGAGTATGAAAACTTTAAAGTTCATACAGCTCAATCAGGAAAAGAAGGTTTAGAAAAAATAGATTCAATAAAACCAGATCTTATTGTTCTTGATATTATGTTGCCTGAAATGGATGGATGGGAAGTTTGCCAGAAATTAAGACCTGCTAATAAGACTCCAATTATTATATTAAGTGCAAAAACCAAAGATTCTGATAGGATAACTGGATTAGAATTAGGTGCTGATGATTATGTAACCAAGCCATTTAGTCCTAAAGAAGTAGTAGCTCGAGCAAAAGCAGTTTTAAGAAGATTAGATCAATCAAAAGATGGTGCTGGAGAAGACATTTTAGAATATGATAATATATCTATAAATAAAAATGAACGCAGTGTAAAAGTTTATGGAGAAGTAGTAGATTTAACACCGAAGGAATTTGACCTTTTATGGACCCTGGCTTCATCTCCTAAAATTGTCTTTGATAGAGAAAAGTTATTAAAAAAAGTTTGGGGTTATGATTATTTTGGGGATATTAGAACTGTTGATACCCATATAAAATCTCTCCGGAAAAAATTAGGAGACCAGGCTGATAAATATATTGAAACTGTCTGGGGGGTAGGTTACAAATTTGAAACTGATAAAAAAGATAAAAAATAA
- a CDS encoding ferritin family protein translates to MNKEEYKILKKAVLIEQEGFDFYMLAAARTEDEDTRAAFEKIAGEEQKHINWLKELYNKMSGAEDTELSFENPPEKPGIFDWEKKDIFKGSLALSVFSIGVKMEKEAIEFYKKAAKNSQSSEAKELYETLIEWEKGHMEEFQNHYELLQEDWWNEQGFAPF, encoded by the coding sequence ATGAATAAAGAAGAATATAAAATTCTTAAAAAAGCTGTTCTTATTGAGCAGGAGGGTTTTGATTTTTATATGCTTGCTGCTGCTCGTACAGAAGATGAAGATACTAGAGCTGCTTTTGAAAAAATAGCAGGCGAAGAACAAAAGCATATAAATTGGTTAAAAGAACTTTATAATAAAATGTCTGGTGCTGAGGATACTGAGCTTAGCTTTGAAAACCCCCCAGAGAAGCCAGGGATATTTGATTGGGAGAAGAAAGATATCTTTAAAGGTTCATTAGCTTTATCGGTTTTTAGTATTGGTGTAAAAATGGAAAAAGAAGCAATTGAATTTTATAAAAAGGCAGCTAAAAATTCTCAATCATCAGAAGCTAAAGAATTATATGAAACCCTTATAGAATGGGAAAAAGGGCATATGGAAGAATTCCAGAATCATTATGAATTACTCCAGGAAGATTGGTGGAATGAACAGGGCTTTGCCCCATTCTAA
- a CDS encoding Fur family transcriptional regulator translates to MTKINEIFKEHGIRLTQQRKEIFKILLNISQPVSANYIHNLLKNKLEKSRLSTVYRNLNTFKDLGIIKEVSSVNNNKKLYELSIGSNHHHHLICTKCGEMEPLDCPLEGYEDELKKKTDYKIIDHSINIYGICPDCINKTQKK, encoded by the coding sequence ATGACTAAAATAAATGAAATTTTTAAAGAACATGGGATTAGATTAACTCAACAGAGGAAAGAAATTTTTAAAATTCTTTTAAATATCTCTCAGCCAGTTTCAGCAAATTATATTCATAATTTACTTAAAAATAAATTGGAAAAATCTCGTTTATCAACTGTCTATAGAAATTTAAATACATTTAAAGATTTAGGCATTATCAAAGAAGTTAGTTCAGTAAATAATAATAAAAAATTATATGAGCTATCAATAGGAAGTAATCATCATCACCATTTAATCTGTACAAAATGTGGAGAGATGGAGCCACTGGACTGTCCCTTAGAAGGATATGAAGATGAATTAAAGAAAAAAACTGATTATAAAATTATTGACCATAGTATTAATATCTATGGTATATGCCCGGATTGTATTAACAAAACTCAAAAAAAATAA
- the malG gene encoding maltose ABC transporter permease MalG → MSRDKKIGIIKHLIIWLAIAFAMFPVAWTFSASINPANTLVGQTIVPPDVTFEHYRTLATSTQHPFLLWLWNSIKISLITSVVAVTLTTLAAYPFSRFRFKFRRKGLFAILLVQVFPQMLAMVAIYLLFLNIQRYFPAIGLNTHPAIILIYLGGAIGVNTWLMKGYMDTIPRSLEEAAYIDGAGKFQAFRLIIAPLIRPMLVVIFILQFIATYSEYILARIILGSSSQYTLAVGLHLFISDQYGARWGTFSAAAIIGAIPIIVLFMLVQDHIISGLTGGAVKG, encoded by the coding sequence ATGAGTAGAGACAAAAAAATAGGTATAATAAAGCATTTAATAATCTGGTTAGCAATTGCATTTGCTATGTTTCCAGTAGCCTGGACATTTTCAGCATCTATAAATCCTGCTAATACATTAGTTGGGCAGACAATAGTCCCACCTGATGTTACTTTTGAGCACTATAGAACTCTTGCAACATCTACTCAACACCCTTTTTTACTCTGGTTATGGAATAGTATAAAAATTTCCTTGATTACTTCTGTAGTGGCAGTTACTTTAACAACACTTGCAGCTTATCCTTTTTCTAGGTTTAGATTTAAGTTTAGAAGGAAAGGTTTATTTGCTATTCTCTTAGTTCAGGTTTTTCCTCAGATGCTAGCAATGGTAGCAATATATTTGTTATTTTTAAATATTCAAAGATATTTTCCTGCTATAGGTTTAAATACTCACCCAGCAATAATCTTAATTTATTTAGGAGGAGCTATAGGGGTAAACACCTGGCTTATGAAAGGTTATATGGATACTATACCTCGTTCTTTAGAAGAAGCAGCATATATAGATGGGGCGGGGAAATTTCAGGCTTTCAGACTAATTATAGCTCCATTAATTAGACCTATGCTTGTAGTTATTTTTATTTTACAGTTTATAGCGACTTATTCTGAATATATTCTTGCAAGAATAATACTTGGCTCATCATCGCAATATACACTGGCTGTAGGGTTGCACCTATTTATATCAGATCAATATGGAGCTCGCTGGGGGACCTTTTCTGCTGCAGCAATTATTGGTGCTATCCCAATAATAGTACTATTTATGTTAGTTCAGGACCATATTATTAGTGGACTAACTGGTGGAGCTGTTAAAGGATGA
- a CDS encoding glycoside hydrolase family 13 protein, producing MILSAITHSYNPVQQSVVDENTLELRIETARDDISRVVLLYGPRYSESEDPSNSKKLKLLYQTAEKDIYSIRLNLNDTRVRYMFYLEDFIGNGYWYNEKGFSIKRPRGHHSGYFQFSIINESDIPAWPEWPKQQVVYQIFPDRFNRSGKENMAKSKWGTLPESNSIYGGNLQGIIDKLDYLENLGITSIYLTPIFKSPSNHKYNIDDYYQIDPNFGNLKVAKKLVAEAHKRNIKIILDAVFNHSGSGFFAFQDLLQNGRNSKYLNWYYPESLPLSLNEINYKTFANNVKQMPRLNMNNQETQDYFLEVAKYWTQELNLDGWRLDVADEVSSDFWYKFRKTLKEIKPDIFIIGEVWYRANKWLEGDQFDSVMNYDLQKDIFSLIIDQAITADVFSKRIQNNFKNYKTEIPNQLLNLLDTHDTPRISWYFKNLKQSEKEKKIKLISTLQFLLPGIPMVYYGTEIGLTGGDDPDCRRTMIWNPQNQNTDLLMHYKKLIKYYKDQLIFQNGKYKEIYSDAVKNILVFALETNENKKIIIANFSEQKQILNLDNLQIKLRKFILNSKPEFNLNSYDIDPKTDEFIIFPNNIVVI from the coding sequence ATGATATTATCAGCAATTACTCATTCATATAACCCAGTTCAACAATCAGTTGTTGATGAGAATACACTTGAGTTAAGAATTGAAACTGCCCGGGATGATATTTCCCGGGTAGTACTTCTATATGGCCCAAGATATTCAGAGAGTGAGGACCCATCTAATAGTAAAAAACTAAAATTATTGTATCAGACAGCCGAAAAAGACATTTATTCAATTAGGCTTAACTTAAATGATACTAGAGTAAGATATATGTTTTATCTTGAAGACTTTATAGGAAATGGATATTGGTATAATGAAAAAGGATTTTCAATTAAAAGGCCTAGAGGTCATCATTCAGGATACTTTCAATTTTCAATAATTAATGAATCAGATATTCCAGCTTGGCCTGAGTGGCCAAAGCAACAGGTAGTTTATCAGATTTTTCCTGATAGGTTTAATCGCTCAGGGAAAGAAAATATGGCTAAAAGCAAATGGGGAACTTTACCAGAAAGCAATTCAATATATGGTGGTAATCTTCAGGGAATAATAGATAAATTAGACTATTTAGAAAACCTTGGGATTACATCCATTTACCTTACCCCGATTTTTAAGTCTCCAAGTAATCATAAATATAACATAGATGATTATTATCAGATTGATCCAAACTTCGGTAATTTAAAGGTAGCTAAAAAATTAGTAGCAGAAGCTCATAAAAGGAATATAAAAATAATATTAGATGCCGTTTTCAATCATTCTGGATCAGGCTTTTTTGCTTTTCAGGATTTGCTTCAGAATGGGAGGAATTCTAAATATTTAAATTGGTATTATCCAGAGAGTCTTCCTTTAAGTCTTAATGAAATAAATTATAAGACTTTTGCTAATAATGTCAAACAGATGCCAAGACTAAATATGAACAATCAAGAAACTCAGGATTATTTTCTTGAGGTTGCAAAGTACTGGACACAAGAATTAAATTTAGACGGTTGGCGTTTAGATGTTGCTGATGAAGTTTCTTCTGATTTTTGGTATAAGTTTAGAAAAACTTTAAAAGAGATAAAACCTGATATTTTTATTATAGGTGAAGTATGGTATAGAGCTAATAAATGGTTAGAGGGAGATCAATTTGATTCAGTAATGAATTATGACCTTCAAAAAGATATATTTTCATTAATAATTGATCAAGCTATTACAGCAGACGTTTTTAGTAAAAGAATTCAAAATAACTTTAAAAATTATAAAACAGAAATACCTAATCAACTCTTGAATTTATTAGATACTCATGATACTCCAAGAATATCCTGGTATTTTAAGAATTTAAAGCAATCTGAGAAGGAGAAGAAAATTAAACTTATTTCAACTCTACAATTTTTATTGCCAGGTATCCCAATGGTTTATTATGGTACTGAGATTGGGCTAACAGGAGGAGATGATCCTGACTGTAGAAGAACGATGATTTGGAACCCCCAAAATCAGAATACAGATCTTTTAATGCATTATAAAAAATTAATTAAATATTATAAAGATCAGTTAATTTTTCAAAATGGTAAATATAAAGAGATTTATTCAGATGCTGTAAAAAATATTTTAGTTTTTGCACTAGAAACTAATGAAAATAAGAAGATAATTATAGCAAATTTTTCTGAACAAAAACAAATTTTAAATTTAGACAATTTGCAAATTAAATTAAGAAAATTTATTTTAAATAGTAAACCTGAGTTTAATTTAAATTCTTATGATATAGATCCTAAAACTGATGAATTTATAATTTTTCCCAATAATATTGTTGTTATTTAG
- a CDS encoding HAMP domain-containing sensor histidine kinase has product MKLIKKIKNNIINFPDNFTFGVNTLFMRLFIRFLLLSLIVIMILGLATIYFFDDFYFSKTETDIVNNSQVLNQALYNSIIEDDEDMVQNSLQLVAEINSGQAWLINEEGLMIDSHPYLETQDSNIRFLNAEQIFEGNIISQRVEPRHFERPMLLIGMPVRQMDNVVAGLLVFTSVEGINSTVRQVRQLMVYSSLIAILLGIFLAYSWSKSLASPLQNMSQVVTELEKGDYGRQIELNDDDASKEINNLKNSFNSLSLNLKESITDLTRERNKLKYILTGMEEGVLAVDKSEDVIVINDALNRIFYVSKNSVGKNYKKLNIPQQVKDSIEIALKNKKSIKEEFTLAKDMNKNKSSRRIILRCNPIIMREEVWGIVILFQDISDRWRFEKLQQDFVANVSHELKAPLSSIKGSAEILLDGIIKDKEKQEEYLEIVLNESDRLTELVDEILRLAEYQNQDFIKEKETVSIQKLIEEVTKTFNKSGPLADRIEVINNAELVSVKASKASLKQVLFNFLDNARKFSPEYSKIKLIIDSDDQYVIVKVVDQGVGIPQDEIDNIWERFYKLDKVRTPGSSGSGLGLSICREIIKNHDGDVFVESKYGEGSTFGFKIPKDNS; this is encoded by the coding sequence TTGAAACTGATAAAAAAGATAAAAAATAATATTATCAATTTTCCTGATAACTTTACATTTGGTGTCAATACCTTGTTCATGAGACTCTTTATCAGGTTTTTACTATTGTCTTTAATTGTTATAATGATATTAGGTTTAGCAACTATTTATTTTTTTGATGATTTTTATTTTTCAAAGACAGAAACAGATATAGTTAATAATAGTCAGGTTTTAAATCAAGCACTATATAACTCTATAATCGAAGATGACGAAGATATGGTGCAGAATAGCTTGCAATTAGTTGCAGAAATTAATTCTGGCCAGGCCTGGCTAATTAATGAAGAAGGATTAATGATAGATAGTCACCCTTATCTTGAAACTCAAGATTCTAATATTAGATTTTTAAATGCAGAGCAGATTTTTGAAGGTAATATTATATCTCAAAGAGTTGAACCAAGACATTTTGAAAGACCGATGTTACTGATTGGTATGCCAGTTAGACAGATGGATAATGTAGTTGCTGGATTGCTTGTATTTACTTCTGTAGAAGGTATTAACTCTACAGTAAGACAGGTCAGACAACTTATGGTGTACTCATCTTTAATTGCTATTTTATTAGGTATATTTTTAGCATATAGTTGGTCTAAATCACTTGCAAGTCCATTACAGAATATGAGTCAGGTAGTTACTGAGTTAGAAAAAGGTGATTATGGTAGACAGATAGAGTTAAATGATGATGATGCAAGTAAAGAAATTAATAACTTAAAGAATAGTTTTAATTCTCTTTCGTTAAATTTAAAAGAAAGCATTACAGATTTAACAAGAGAGCGTAATAAGTTAAAATATATTTTGACTGGAATGGAAGAAGGAGTCCTGGCTGTTGATAAATCAGAGGATGTAATAGTAATAAATGATGCTTTAAATAGAATATTTTATGTTTCCAAAAACTCTGTTGGTAAGAATTATAAAAAATTAAATATACCTCAACAGGTCAAAGATTCAATTGAAATAGCATTAAAAAATAAAAAATCTATAAAAGAAGAATTTACTCTTGCTAAAGATATGAATAAAAATAAAAGTAGTAGAAGAATAATTTTAAGGTGTAATCCTATTATAATGAGAGAGGAAGTTTGGGGAATTGTAATATTATTTCAGGATATTAGTGACCGCTGGAGGTTTGAAAAATTACAGCAGGATTTTGTTGCTAATGTATCTCATGAATTAAAAGCACCTTTATCTTCAATAAAAGGTTCAGCAGAAATTTTGTTAGATGGAATTATTAAAGATAAAGAAAAACAAGAGGAATATTTAGAAATTGTATTAAATGAAAGTGATCGCTTAACAGAGTTAGTAGATGAAATATTAAGGTTAGCTGAATATCAAAATCAAGATTTTATAAAAGAAAAAGAAACAGTTTCTATTCAAAAATTAATTGAAGAAGTGACTAAAACTTTTAATAAATCAGGTCCTTTAGCTGATAGAATAGAAGTTATAAATAATGCAGAATTAGTAAGTGTAAAAGCTAGTAAGGCGAGTTTAAAACAGGTATTATTTAATTTTCTTGATAATGCTAGAAAGTTTTCTCCAGAATATAGTAAAATTAAATTAATAATTGATTCAGATGATCAATATGTTATTGTAAAAGTTGTTGATCAGGGAGTAGGTATTCCACAGGATGAAATTGATAATATATGGGAAAGGTTTTATAAATTAGATAAGGTAAGAACTCCTGGTTCTTCTGGAAGTGGATTGGGATTATCTATATGTCGAGAAATCATTAAAAATCATGATGGAGATGTTTTTGTAGAAAGCAAGTATGGTGAAGGATCTACTTTTGGCTTTAAAATCCCTAAAGATAATAGTTAA